CCACGGCACGGGCCACCGCTCGTTCAAGTTCAACCCGGGGCCCATTTTCGCCAGCCTGGTGCTGGCCGACGAAATCAACCGCACGCCGCCCAAAACCCAGGCCGCCCTGCTGGAGGCCATGCAGGAAGGCCACGTGACCTACGCCGGCCAGGAGCACGCGCTGCCCAAACCGTTCTTTTTGCTGGCCACCCAAAACCCCATCGAGCAGAGCGGCACCTACCCGCTGCCCGAGGCCCAGCTCGACCGCTTTTTGTTGTACGTGCGCATCGGCTACCCCACCGAGCAGGAGGAAATGGCCGTGCTGAGCGGCACCACCGGCACCGCCGGGGCCCAGGTGCGCCCGGTGCTGGGGGGAGACGACGTGCGCCAGCTCCAGCAGCTGGTGCGCCAGGTGGGCCTCAGCCCCGAGCTGCTCGGCTTCGTGAACCGGCTGGTGCGCGCCACCCGCCCGGCCACGTCGGAGGTGAAGTTCATCCAGGACTACGGCCGCTGGGGCGCGGGGCCCCGGGCCGGCCAGGCACTCATCCTCTGCGCCAAAGCCCGGGCCCTATTGCAAGGCCGCTTCGCCGCCACCCTGGAGGATATCCGGGCCCTGGCCCCGCCCGTACTGCGCCACCGCGTGCTGCTGAACTTCAACGCCGAAGCAGAGAATTTGACACCCGACGACGCGGTGGAAGCGTTGCTAAAAGCGGTGCAGGTGTAGCGTGCTGTAGCGCGGACGCTGCGAGTCCGCGCGGTTGAGCGGTAATCGTTGTGCAAACAGAACGTCATGCTGAGCGCAGCCGAAGCATCTCTCCCGCGGCAGTAATCATTGATTAGTTGAGCAGTAGAGGTGCTTCGCTGCGCGCTGCATGACGACCTGAGGGAATTAACCTGGGGGCCCTAAATCCAGCAATTAACAACGCACAACTAGCAACGAACAACTAAAGAATGCTCAGTCCCGAACTCCTGCACGCCTTGCGCAACCTGCCGCTAGCCGCCAAACGGGCGGCCGAGGGCTTCCTCGCGGGGGCCCACGCCAGCCGGCGGCACGGCGTGGGCATGGAGTTCAGCCAGTACCGGCCCTACCAGCCGGGCGACGACCTGCGGCGGCTCGACTGGCGCCTGGCGGCCCGCTCGGACCGCTACTACCTACGCGAATCGGAGGTGGACACCAGCCTGACCGTGCACCTACTGCTGGACGCCAGCGCCAGCATGAACCACCGCGACGCCAACGGCCTCACTAAGCTCGACTACGGCCGGCTGCTGCTGGGGGCCCTGGCTTACCTGGCCCAGCACCAGGGCGACGCCGTGGGCCTGACCATCCTCAGCCCCAGCGGCTTGCGCCACCTCCCGCCCCGGGCCGACGCCCGCCAGCTGCCGCGCCTCTACCACGCCCTCGAAACGGCCGACGCCGCCGGCACCTTCCCCGACGCGGCCACGCTGGCGCCCCTCACTGCCCGCCGCCAACGGGCCCTGACGGTGTGCGTGAGCGACTTGTACGAGGACGACGGCGAAATTAACCGCCTCCTCAAGCGCCTGCGCGCCGTGAGCGGCGAAGTGCTGCTGCTGCACTTAGTGGCCGACAATGAGCTGACCTTCAACTACCGCGGCGCCGTGACGCTGCGCGACCTCGAAACCGGCCAAACCCTGCAAATCGACGCCGACCAGCAGCGCGCCGCCTACCAAACCCAACTGCAAGCCTGGCTGGCCGACACCGCCCAAGCCGCCCGCCGCCAGGGCTTCGACTACCACTTGCTGAACACCGCCGCGCCACTCGACGGGGCCCTGCGCGAGTTTTTGCGGCGCCGGGCAAGTTGATTATTGTCATTCCGAACGAAGAGAAAAATCTGGACTACTTCCCCGCCCAGTTGAATTCAGATTCCTCTCTTCGTTCGGAATGACAGCTGAACAGCCAAAACCCATAACAACAAGAGAATTTGCTCACCTTCACCTCCCCTTCTGCGCTGCTGGCTTTGCTGGGTCTACTGGTGCCGCTGGCCATCTACCTCTGGAACCGGCGGCCAGGGCCCGAGGTAGCGGTGGGCAGCTTGCGCTGGCTGGCCGCGGGCGCCAACCGCCGCCTGCGCAACCTGAAGCCCGAGCAGCTGGCGCTGCTGCTGCTGCGCGCCGCCGTGCTGGGGGCCCTGGCGGTGGCGGTGGCCGGCCCGGCGTGGCGGCAGGCGCGCCCGGCCGGCCGCGGCCAGGTGCTGGTAGGCCCCGAGCTGGCCGGCACCCCGGCGCTAGCCGCCGCCCGCCCAGGGCTCGACTCGCTGCGCCGCCGCGGCTACGCCCTGCGCTGGCTGGCGCCCGGCCTGCCGGCGGTAGCGGCCGATTCGCTGGGCCGCTACCGGGGCCCGGCAGCGGGTGACTTTGCCTGGGCGCGGGTGCAGCAGGCGGTGGATTCGTTTCCCGGGCAGCCGCTGCGCGTATTGGTAGCCAGCACGTTGCGCGGCTTGCAGGGGCCCCACCCGCCGCTGCCCGCTGCCGTGCGCTGGCAGCTGCTGAACCCGGCCGTTCCAGAAGCTACTTGGCTGGCCGAAGCAGCTGGCACCCCCGATAGCCTGCGCCTGCTGGTGGGCCGCAGCATCGCCACCCAAACCACTTTCCTGACGCTGGCCGTGGCCCGCCCGGCCGGCGGCGCGCCGCTGCGCGCGCCGGGCCTGGGGCCCCTGCGCTACCTTACCGCCGCCGACGGCACCGGCCAGCTGCGG
This genomic stretch from Hymenobacter sp. PAMC 26628 harbors:
- a CDS encoding AAA family ATPase, with amino-acid sequence MTEQDVNTLLAKLPVLKAEIGKVIVGQSAVLDEVLVALLAGGHALLEGVPGLAKTLLVRTLAAATDLPFRRIQFTPDLMPTDILGTEVLEEDHGTGHRSFKFNPGPIFASLVLADEINRTPPKTQAALLEAMQEGHVTYAGQEHALPKPFFLLATQNPIEQSGTYPLPEAQLDRFLLYVRIGYPTEQEEMAVLSGTTGTAGAQVRPVLGGDDVRQLQQLVRQVGLSPELLGFVNRLVRATRPATSEVKFIQDYGRWGAGPRAGQALILCAKARALLQGRFAATLEDIRALAPPVLRHRVLLNFNAEAENLTPDDAVEALLKAVQV
- a CDS encoding DUF58 domain-containing protein, producing MLSPELLHALRNLPLAAKRAAEGFLAGAHASRRHGVGMEFSQYRPYQPGDDLRRLDWRLAARSDRYYLRESEVDTSLTVHLLLDASASMNHRDANGLTKLDYGRLLLGALAYLAQHQGDAVGLTILSPSGLRHLPPRADARQLPRLYHALETADAAGTFPDAATLAPLTARRQRALTVCVSDLYEDDGEINRLLKRLRAVSGEVLLLHLVADNELTFNYRGAVTLRDLETGQTLQIDADQQRAAYQTQLQAWLADTAQAARRQGFDYHLLNTAAPLDGALREFLRRRAS
- a CDS encoding BatA domain-containing protein, which translates into the protein MLTFTSPSALLALLGLLVPLAIYLWNRRPGPEVAVGSLRWLAAGANRRLRNLKPEQLALLLLRAAVLGALAVAVAGPAWRQARPAGRGQVLVGPELAGTPALAAARPGLDSLRRRGYALRWLAPGLPAVAADSLGRYRGPAAGDFAWARVQQAVDSFPGQPLRVLVASTLRGLQGPHPPLPAAVRWQLLNPAVPEATWLAEAAGTPDSLRLLVGRSIATQTTFLTLAVARPAGGAPLRAPGLGPLRYLTAADGTGQLRPDSAAQGPGLAVAGPLRAVLYATPGHAEEARYLRAALQAAALGLAVPLQLATTTAAPAPAAGVEWLFWLSDAPVPAAWRAAAARGVHVWQAAAGPGAADTARLVAPAAGAAAVALFRRAQGPALAGGAPLWADGRGRPVLVRQAVGQGALYQLTTRLQPAWSELADSPALPALLLEVLRPGPAADAPAALDAHDQRRFDPAQLSVALGPRIAASSLPVTAFTFADLRPWLVLLATLLFAVERWVARRTAASSSTSAA